The Terriglobus tenax genome contains a region encoding:
- a CDS encoding MFS transporter, translating to MHPTTEVVTRKVAWRILPLTLVLYFIAYLDRVNIGFAAAAMRRDLGYSGTLFGIASGVFFAGYLCAQVPSNLALRRFGARKWIAIIMAVWGILSGLVAFTHNSTSFLILRFLLGVAESGFYPGIIYYLSIWLPRSQRTQLIAWFIFAIPLANIFGGPLSSTILLHGAVAGLRDWQVLLIVECLPAVLLAALVPFCMTDRPQEATWLTEAERATLLEAIAAGEQKAEGTGYTGTEASLYTNTAIYLFALLYFTTQIGLYGLVFWLPQMLSGLGLPQLQVGWTVAAVFLLAAVIMFVWSRLSDSKGQPAWGLSAPIAISAVGFLLSIPASHMPGKAGVAFLIVSFAIAEGFGLAATPALWSALTLQFPGTLAAPAIALVNALGNIGGFVGPFLLGWLSDRGQGYASGLFTVAAVLFVGTAAAAVVQRRAPTAGA from the coding sequence GTGCATCCGACAACTGAAGTTGTGACCCGGAAGGTGGCCTGGCGCATCCTGCCGCTGACCCTCGTTCTGTACTTCATCGCGTACCTGGACCGCGTGAACATCGGCTTTGCCGCCGCGGCCATGCGGCGCGACCTTGGCTATTCCGGCACGTTGTTCGGCATTGCCAGCGGCGTCTTCTTTGCGGGCTACCTGTGTGCGCAGGTGCCGTCGAATCTTGCACTTCGCCGCTTTGGCGCGCGCAAGTGGATTGCCATCATCATGGCGGTGTGGGGCATTCTGTCGGGCCTGGTGGCCTTTACCCACAACTCCACCAGCTTCCTGATTCTGCGCTTTCTGCTGGGCGTGGCCGAGTCCGGCTTCTACCCCGGCATCATCTACTACCTGAGCATCTGGCTGCCGCGCAGCCAGCGCACGCAGCTGATTGCGTGGTTCATCTTCGCCATTCCGCTGGCCAATATCTTCGGCGGACCGCTCTCCAGCACCATCCTGCTGCATGGCGCGGTAGCCGGGTTGCGCGACTGGCAGGTGTTGCTGATTGTGGAATGCCTTCCGGCGGTTTTACTGGCCGCGCTGGTGCCCTTTTGCATGACCGACCGCCCGCAGGAGGCTACCTGGCTGACCGAAGCCGAACGCGCCACTCTGCTGGAGGCCATTGCCGCCGGAGAACAGAAAGCTGAAGGAACGGGTTACACGGGCACCGAGGCGTCTCTCTACACCAACACGGCGATCTACCTGTTCGCGCTGCTGTACTTCACCACGCAGATTGGCCTGTACGGCCTTGTCTTCTGGCTGCCGCAGATGTTGAGCGGGCTTGGTCTGCCGCAGTTGCAGGTGGGCTGGACCGTGGCTGCCGTGTTTCTGCTGGCTGCGGTGATTATGTTTGTGTGGTCGCGCCTGTCTGACAGCAAGGGCCAGCCCGCGTGGGGACTCTCCGCGCCGATTGCGATCTCGGCGGTAGGCTTTCTGCTCTCCATTCCGGCATCGCATATGCCGGGCAAAGCAGGTGTGGCGTTTCTAATTGTGAGCTTTGCCATTGCCGAAGGCTTTGGCCTGGCGGCGACTCCGGCGCTGTGGTCAGCACTGACGCTGCAGTTTCCCGGCACGCTGGCCGCGCCCGCCATTGCGCTGGTGAATGCGCTGGGCAACATTGGCGGCTTTGTGGGGCCGTTTCTGCTGGGATGGCTGTCCGACCGCGGGCAGGGCTATGCCAGCGGTCTGTTCACCGTAGCTGCTGTGCTGTTTGTTGGCACGGCTGCTGCTGCGGTAGTGCAGAGACGCGCGCCTACTGCCGGGGCGTAG
- a CDS encoding BrnT family toxin, whose protein sequence is MKPDIYGVLTAGLHKCLRTIRRNVFSVLREPLCGRIRLQPAQRGDHESRNGEYRIIALGYLDDRLHVLCFIPIRDGIRVISLRKANEREAKHSGKKKTTY, encoded by the coding sequence CTGAAGCCCGATATTTACGGGGTTCTGACCGCTGGGCTGCATAAATGTCTACGGACGATACGCCGGAACGTTTTCTCCGTCCTTCGAGAGCCACTTTGCGGCCGGATCCGGCTTCAGCCCGCGCAGCGTGGAGACCACGAATCAAGAAACGGTGAGTACCGGATCATCGCACTCGGATATCTTGATGACCGACTGCACGTTCTTTGTTTCATCCCGATCCGCGACGGCATTCGTGTGATCAGTCTTCGCAAAGCCAATGAAAGGGAGGCAAAGCACAGTGGCAAAAAGAAAACCACTTACTGA
- a CDS encoding BrnA antitoxin family protein translates to MAKRKPLTDDDGEVRERMMADFRAMKPLSSLPEDLQKKLLSLRGPQVAPTKKPVSIRLSADVVAGFKATGAGWQTRIDEVLKKHLAKQKRTGTRG, encoded by the coding sequence GTGGCAAAAAGAAAACCACTTACTGACGATGATGGTGAAGTCCGCGAACGGATGATGGCGGATTTTCGGGCCATGAAGCCGCTTTCTTCGCTTCCGGAAGACTTGCAGAAGAAGTTGCTCAGCCTTCGTGGCCCACAAGTGGCACCAACCAAAAAGCCAGTGTCCATCCGCCTTTCGGCCGATGTCGTTGCAGGCTTTAAAGCAACGGGCGCGGGCTGGCAGACGCGCATTGACGAGGTGTTGAAGAAGCACCTCGCGAAGCAGAAGCGGACAGGCACGCGCGGCTAG
- a CDS encoding ROK family protein: MAKTIGIMLGEGIEAGVVVDNKLTGEISHFPEDPSETDALVEKPHEDLVELLCDRVIDIAAGATDVTAVGVGLPGLVRNGVVEEAPNLPQLKGAKVQQTLCAALHKRGFETNVKLVNDADAMAAGLAAQHGKLDHMIRVWTLGLGIGYGRYPFLEGVWEGGHTVVTLDDKERYCGCGGRGHLEGIMGHRAMRMRFLDLEPEEVFEAAAKGDERCVEFKKLWHKALAAATASSIHVSGAGKFYLTGMNTRFLDLPMLDNYLHQMVTMSPLQGFSMEIVKHSSTAAVLGAGIIAGMETTPRQ; the protein is encoded by the coding sequence ATGGCAAAGACGATAGGCATCATGCTCGGCGAAGGGATTGAAGCCGGGGTGGTGGTGGACAACAAGCTTACGGGCGAGATCAGTCATTTTCCGGAAGATCCCTCCGAAACCGACGCGCTGGTCGAAAAGCCGCATGAAGATCTGGTGGAGCTGCTGTGCGACCGCGTGATCGACATTGCCGCCGGGGCGACGGACGTGACCGCCGTGGGTGTCGGCCTGCCGGGCCTGGTGCGCAACGGCGTGGTGGAAGAAGCTCCGAACCTGCCGCAGCTGAAGGGCGCGAAGGTGCAACAGACGCTGTGCGCCGCCCTGCATAAGCGTGGCTTTGAGACGAACGTGAAGCTGGTGAACGATGCGGACGCCATGGCCGCCGGTCTTGCCGCACAGCACGGCAAGCTGGACCACATGATCCGCGTCTGGACGCTCGGCCTGGGCATTGGCTATGGTCGCTACCCCTTCCTGGAAGGCGTGTGGGAGGGCGGTCACACTGTCGTCACGCTGGACGATAAAGAACGGTACTGCGGCTGCGGCGGACGCGGCCATCTTGAGGGCATCATGGGCCACCGCGCCATGCGCATGCGCTTTCTCGATCTTGAACCGGAAGAGGTCTTCGAGGCTGCTGCAAAAGGCGACGAGCGCTGCGTGGAATTTAAGAAGCTGTGGCACAAGGCGCTGGCCGCGGCCACGGCCAGCAGCATCCATGTCAGCGGAGCAGGCAAGTTCTACCTTACCGGAATGAACACCCGCTTCCTTGACCTGCCCATGCTGGATAACTACCTGCACCAGATGGTGACGATGAGTCCCCTGCAGGGCTTCTCGATGGAGATCGTCAAGCACTCCTCAACCGCCGCCGTACTGGGCGCCGGTATCATCGCCGGTATGGAGACTACGCCCCGGCAGTAG
- a CDS encoding ATP-dependent DNA helicase, producing the protein MSSPVTISEKLPTLREFFSPGGVLAQSSLTYEHRRGQYEMAQTVEQALNDKRHLIVEAGTGTGKTLAYLLPALRFARENEQRVIVSTGTKNLQEQLFFKDIPFLESLLGPLRVTYMKGRANYLCRQKLYALRDQPILNGLEEINQYREIAAWEETTETGDRAELTVLPENSQLWGKLDARTEACLGQTCPSFERCFITEMRRRALDSDLIIVNHHLFFADLSIKQEAAGAPDAGVLPEAAAVIFDEAHELEDVASAYFGIALGTGRFDELARDTEILLRAKQVAVPAVDSAIATLKDRARLFFSTLPHANSPGRMAFTNRADFLELNGEAYLSLMAALERTFGELDRVKDVEEVQGLKKRVNDIRAHLRFLMETEDPNTVFWIERRAIGNLRNAARSSAAAPALHTQLQATPIDVSEILVSTLWEKFRSVILTSATLTVQGGFDHIRKRLGLTFTKELVVPSHFQYGKQALLYLPQDMPDPRDPDFMKHAVERTRRVLEITAGRAFCLFTSYQQMRELYERMLVEVPFPLFLQGQAPRKALLDEFRATPNAVLFGTSSFWQGVDVQGEQLSCVIVDRLPFAVPSDPVIQARMEAITAAGGKPFFDLQVPQAVIALKQGFGRLIRSINDRGVLMLLDPRIQRQRYGRIFLESLPAYKLTDDITDVEHFFE; encoded by the coding sequence TTGTCTTCACCTGTCACCATCTCGGAAAAGCTCCCCACGCTGCGTGAGTTCTTCTCACCCGGCGGCGTGCTGGCGCAGTCGTCGCTCACCTATGAGCACCGCCGCGGCCAGTACGAGATGGCGCAGACCGTCGAACAGGCGCTCAACGACAAGCGCCACCTGATTGTGGAAGCAGGCACCGGCACCGGCAAAACCCTTGCCTACCTGCTGCCCGCCTTGCGCTTTGCCCGCGAGAATGAACAGCGCGTCATCGTCTCCACCGGCACGAAGAACCTGCAGGAACAGCTTTTCTTCAAGGACATCCCGTTCCTCGAGTCATTGCTCGGCCCGCTGCGCGTCACCTACATGAAGGGCCGTGCCAACTACCTTTGCCGGCAGAAGCTCTACGCCCTGCGCGACCAGCCAATTTTGAACGGTCTGGAAGAGATCAACCAGTACCGCGAGATTGCCGCGTGGGAAGAAACCACCGAGACCGGCGACCGCGCCGAACTGACCGTCCTGCCGGAGAACTCGCAACTCTGGGGCAAGCTGGACGCGCGCACCGAGGCCTGCCTTGGCCAGACCTGCCCCAGCTTCGAGCGCTGCTTCATTACCGAGATGCGCCGCCGCGCGCTCGACAGCGACCTGATCATCGTCAATCACCATCTCTTCTTCGCGGACCTCTCCATCAAGCAGGAAGCCGCCGGAGCGCCCGACGCGGGCGTTCTTCCCGAAGCTGCCGCGGTCATCTTTGACGAAGCGCATGAACTCGAAGATGTGGCCAGCGCCTACTTCGGCATCGCGCTTGGCACGGGACGCTTTGACGAGCTGGCACGCGACACCGAGATCCTTCTGCGCGCCAAACAGGTGGCCGTGCCTGCTGTTGATTCGGCGATCGCCACCCTGAAAGATCGCGCGCGACTCTTCTTCTCCACGCTGCCGCACGCTAACTCGCCGGGACGCATGGCCTTTACCAATCGCGCCGACTTTCTCGAACTCAACGGCGAAGCCTACCTCTCGCTGATGGCCGCGCTGGAGCGCACCTTCGGCGAGCTGGATCGTGTGAAAGATGTGGAAGAGGTGCAGGGCCTGAAGAAGCGGGTCAATGACATCCGCGCCCACCTCCGCTTCCTGATGGAGACCGAGGACCCGAACACCGTCTTCTGGATCGAACGCCGCGCCATCGGCAACCTGCGGAACGCCGCCCGCAGCTCCGCTGCTGCGCCCGCGCTGCACACCCAGTTGCAGGCCACGCCGATCGATGTTTCCGAGATCCTGGTCAGCACGCTGTGGGAGAAGTTCCGCTCCGTCATCCTTACCTCGGCCACGCTCACCGTGCAGGGCGGCTTTGACCACATCCGCAAGCGCCTTGGCCTCACCTTCACCAAGGAACTGGTCGTGCCCTCGCACTTCCAGTACGGGAAGCAGGCTCTGCTCTATCTGCCGCAGGACATGCCGGACCCGCGCGATCCTGACTTCATGAAGCATGCCGTCGAGCGCACCCGCCGCGTGCTTGAGATCACTGCCGGCCGCGCCTTCTGCCTCTTCACCAGCTACCAGCAGATGCGCGAGCTCTATGAACGCATGCTGGTGGAGGTGCCCTTCCCGCTCTTCCTGCAGGGGCAGGCGCCTCGCAAAGCTCTCTTGGATGAGTTCCGCGCTACACCCAACGCTGTGCTCTTCGGCACCAGCAGCTTCTGGCAGGGCGTTGACGTGCAGGGCGAGCAGCTCAGCTGCGTCATCGTCGACCGCCTGCCCTTCGCCGTGCCGTCAGACCCCGTCATCCAGGCGCGGATGGAGGCCATCACCGCAGCGGGAGGCAAGCCTTTCTTCGATCTCCAGGTGCCGCAGGCGGTCATTGCGTTGAAGCAAGGCTTTGGCCGCCTCATCCGCAGCATCAATGACCGCGGCGTGCTCATGTTGCTGGACCCACGCATCCAGCGGCAACGCTACGGCCGCATCTTTCTGGAAAGCCTGCCCGCCTACAAGCTCACTGACGACATCACGGACGTCGAGCACTTCTTCGAGTAA